A single Apostichopus japonicus isolate 1M-3 chromosome 11, ASM3797524v1, whole genome shotgun sequence DNA region contains:
- the LOC139976266 gene encoding uncharacterized protein isoform X2, protein MKSVRMDKFINFLFEKGIENCIAGDCKNIFEGGCEKSFPSQHPLQLSWHSTMLQPPNKPTTTPASLLPPALLVFLNKTKMTTTTMLVVVMVMKEDKDNKGQQ, encoded by the exons ATGAAAAGCGTTCGTATGGACAAATTTATCAATTTCTTGTTTGAAAAGGGTATTGAAAATTGCATCGCAGGGGattgtaaaaatatttttgaaggTGGATGCGAAAAG TCTTTCCCTAGCCAGCATCCACTGCAACTGTCTTGGCATTCTACCATGTTACAACCACCAAACAAACCAACAACCACACCAGCCAGTCTTTTACCACCAGCATTGCTTGTATTTTT GAATAAGACAAAGATGACTACAACAACAAtgttggtggtggtgatggtgatgaaaGAGGACAAGGACAACAAAGGTCAGCAGtga
- the LOC139976266 gene encoding uncharacterized protein isoform X3, with the protein MRRKTEGWQWSQQQRGCRGGPQQGLRRSWIQQQQQQKLVVDKDVVEEDHNKVLHEVDYDNNNQVGGGHKQQQQQKQQRLW; encoded by the exons atgcggaGGAAGACAGAAGGTTGGCAGTGGTcacaacaacaaagaggttgtcgaggaggaccacaacaag gtctAAGACGAAGTTggatacaacaacaacaacaacaaaagttggtggtggacaaagacgttgtcgaggaggaccacaacaag gtgttacatgaagtggactacgacaacaacaaccaagttggtggtggacacaaacaacaacaacaacaaaaacaacaaaggttgtggtga
- the LOC139976266 gene encoding uncharacterized protein isoform X1 has product MPRTTKVGSGHNNKRCRGGPQQGVTGSGLRQQQQPKLVVDTTTKTTTTTKVVVVWRTTKVTGSGLRQQQQQQPKLVMDTTTKTTTKVVVEPRTRKFCSEQNNKEQGVRRS; this is encoded by the exons atgccgaggaccacaaaggttggcagtggacacaacaacaaacgttgtcgaggaggaccacaacaag gtgtaacaggaagtggactacgacaacaacaacaaccaaagttggtggtggacacaacaacaaaaacaacaacaacaacaaaggttgtggtggtgtggaggacgacaaag gtaacaggaagtggactacgacaacaacaacaacaacaaccaaagttggtgatggacacaacaacaaaaacaacaacaaaggttgtggtagaGCCGAGGACCAGAAAGTTTTGCAGtgaacaaaacaacaaagaacaag gtgtaagacgaagttga